A window from Pseudomonas kribbensis encodes these proteins:
- a CDS encoding multidrug efflux RND transporter permease subunit: MKQHKGVSTWCIDHPVATILLTIALVLVGVIAFPRLPIAPLPEAEFPTIQVSAQLPGASPDTMASSVATPLEVQFSAIPGMTQMTSSSALGSSLLTLQFTLDKSIDTAAQEVQAAINTAAGKLPKDMPTLPTWKKVNPADSPVLILSVSSTQMPGTELSDLVETLLARQISQIDGVGQINITGQQRPAIRVQASADKLAAIGLTLADIRLAIQQTSLNLAKGALYGESSISTLSTNDQLFHPEEYSQLIVSYKDGAPVHLKDVAKVVNGSEDAYVQAWAGDQPGVNLVISRQPGANIVETVDRIQAALPGLEAMLPASVQVKVLIDRTQTIRASLHEVEITLLIAILLVVAVMALFLRQLSATMIVSAVLGVSLTASFALMYLLGFSLNNLTLVAIVVAVGFVVDDAIVVVENIHRHLEAGDSMREAAVKGAGEIGFTVVSISFSLVAAFIPLLFMGGVVGRLFKEFALTATSTIMISVVVSLTLAPTLAALFMRKPVHHAHDKPGFSERLLGWYEKGLRRALAHQKLMIGVFGISVALAIGGYIFIPKGFFPVQDTGFVLGTTEAAADISYSDMVKKHLAMAEIVAADPAVQAFSHSVGVSGSNQTIANGRFWIALKKRGDRDVSASQFIDRIRPQLMKVPGIVLYLRAGQDINLSSGPSRAQYQYVLKSNDGPTLATWTQKLTEKLRSIPAFRDISNDLQLGGSITHISIDRSAAARFGLTASDVDEALYDAFGQRQINEFQTQVNQYNVILELDTAQRGKAESLNYFYLRSPLSGEMVPLSALARFDAPTIGPLSIAHDGMFPAANLSFNLAPGVALGDAVILLNQAKAEIGMPTAISGNFQGAAQAFQSSLASQPWLILAALVAVYIILGVLYESFVHPLTIISTLPAAGLGAVIMLWICGQDFSIMALIGLVLLIGIVKKNGILMIDFALEAQRHRGLAPQDAIFEACLTRFRPIIMTTLAALLGALPLMLGYGTGAELRQPLGIAVVGGLLVSQMLTLFTTPVIYLWLERLFHKPKPAPVAALATTD; encoded by the coding sequence ATGAAGCAGCACAAAGGCGTTTCGACCTGGTGCATCGATCACCCGGTGGCGACGATTCTGCTGACCATCGCGCTGGTGCTGGTCGGGGTGATTGCCTTCCCGCGCTTGCCGATTGCCCCGTTGCCGGAAGCGGAATTTCCGACGATTCAGGTCTCTGCACAACTGCCCGGCGCCAGTCCGGACACCATGGCGTCCTCCGTGGCCACGCCGCTGGAGGTGCAATTCAGCGCCATCCCCGGCATGACCCAGATGACCTCCAGCAGTGCGCTGGGCTCCAGCCTGCTGACCCTGCAATTCACCCTCGACAAGAGCATCGATACAGCCGCCCAGGAAGTGCAGGCCGCGATCAACACCGCTGCCGGCAAGCTGCCGAAAGACATGCCGACCCTGCCGACCTGGAAGAAAGTCAACCCGGCGGACAGCCCGGTGCTGATCCTCAGCGTCAGCTCCACCCAGATGCCCGGCACTGAACTCAGTGACCTGGTGGAAACCCTGCTCGCGCGTCAGATCAGTCAGATCGACGGCGTAGGCCAGATCAACATCACCGGTCAGCAACGTCCGGCCATTCGCGTACAGGCCTCGGCGGACAAACTGGCGGCCATCGGCCTGACCCTCGCGGACATTCGTCTGGCGATCCAGCAGACCAGTCTCAACCTCGCCAAAGGTGCGCTGTACGGCGAATCGAGCATTTCCACGCTGTCGACCAACGACCAGCTGTTCCACCCCGAGGAATACAGCCAGCTCATCGTTTCCTACAAGGACGGTGCCCCGGTTCATCTCAAGGATGTCGCCAAAGTCGTCAACGGTTCGGAAGATGCCTACGTGCAAGCCTGGGCCGGCGATCAACCGGGTGTGAACCTGGTGATCTCCCGCCAGCCGGGGGCCAACATCGTCGAGACCGTGGACCGCATTCAGGCCGCCCTCCCCGGCCTCGAAGCAATGCTGCCGGCCTCGGTGCAGGTCAAGGTGCTGATCGACCGCACCCAGACCATTCGCGCCTCCCTGCATGAAGTGGAAATCACCCTGCTGATCGCGATCCTGCTGGTGGTGGCGGTGATGGCGCTGTTCCTACGCCAGTTGTCGGCGACGATGATTGTGTCGGCGGTGCTCGGTGTATCGCTGACCGCCAGTTTCGCCTTGATGTATTTACTCGGCTTCAGCCTGAACAACCTGACGCTGGTGGCCATCGTCGTGGCGGTAGGCTTCGTGGTCGACGACGCGATCGTGGTGGTGGAGAACATTCACCGCCATCTGGAAGCCGGCGACAGCATGCGCGAAGCGGCGGTCAAGGGCGCCGGCGAGATCGGTTTCACCGTGGTCTCGATCAGTTTCTCGCTGGTGGCAGCGTTCATTCCGTTGCTGTTTATGGGCGGTGTGGTCGGGCGTTTGTTCAAGGAGTTCGCCCTTACGGCCACCTCGACCATCATGATTTCCGTGGTGGTATCGCTGACCCTCGCGCCAACGCTGGCTGCGCTGTTCATGCGCAAACCGGTGCATCACGCCCATGACAAACCGGGCTTCAGCGAACGCCTGCTCGGCTGGTACGAAAAAGGCCTGCGTCGCGCCCTCGCCCATCAGAAACTGATGATCGGCGTATTCGGGATCTCGGTTGCGCTGGCCATCGGCGGCTACATCTTTATCCCCAAAGGTTTCTTCCCGGTGCAGGACACCGGCTTCGTCCTCGGCACGACCGAAGCCGCGGCGGACATCTCCTACAGCGACATGGTGAAAAAGCACCTGGCGATGGCAGAAATCGTCGCCGCCGACCCGGCCGTGCAGGCGTTTTCCCATTCGGTGGGCGTGTCCGGCAGCAACCAGACCATCGCCAACGGCCGCTTCTGGATCGCCCTGAAAAAACGCGGAGATCGCGATGTTTCGGCCAGCCAGTTCATCGACCGCATTCGTCCGCAGCTGATGAAAGTCCCCGGCATCGTGCTGTATCTGCGCGCCGGCCAGGACATCAACCTCAGCTCCGGCCCGAGCCGTGCGCAGTATCAATACGTGCTCAAGAGCAACGACGGCCCGACCCTCGCCACCTGGACCCAGAAGCTCACGGAAAAGCTGCGCAGCATCCCGGCGTTCCGCGACATCTCCAACGACCTGCAACTGGGCGGCAGCATCACTCATATCAGCATCGACCGCAGCGCCGCCGCACGTTTCGGCCTGACGGCGAGTGATGTCGACGAGGCGCTGTACGACGCCTTCGGTCAGCGGCAGATCAACGAGTTCCAGACCCAGGTCAACCAGTACAACGTGATCCTGGAGCTGGACACCGCGCAGCGCGGCAAGGCCGAAAGCCTCAACTATTTCTACCTGCGCTCGCCGCTGAGCGGGGAAATGGTGCCGTTGTCGGCGCTGGCCCGGTTCGACGCACCAACCATCGGCCCGCTGTCGATTGCCCACGACGGCATGTTCCCGGCCGCCAACCTGTCGTTCAACCTGGCGCCTGGCGTGGCGTTGGGCGATGCGGTGATCCTGCTCAACCAGGCCAAGGCCGAGATCGGCATGCCGACCGCGATCAGCGGCAACTTCCAGGGCGCGGCCCAGGCGTTCCAGAGTTCCCTCGCCAGTCAGCCGTGGCTGATTCTCGCGGCGCTGGTGGCGGTGTACATCATTCTGGGTGTGCTCTACGAGAGCTTCGTCCATCCGTTGACGATCATCTCGACCTTGCCGGCGGCAGGTCTGGGCGCAGTGATCATGCTGTGGATCTGCGGCCAGGACTTTTCGATCATGGCGCTGATCGGGCTGGTGCTGCTCATCGGTATCGTCAAGAAGAACGGCATCCTGATGATCGACTTCGCTCTCGAAGCCCAACGTCATCGTGGGCTGGCACCCCAGGATGCGATTTTCGAAGCATGCCTGACGCGGTTCCGGCCGATCATCATGACCACCCTCGCGGCCCTGCTCGGCGCCCTGCCGCTGATGCTCGGCTACGGCACCGGCGCCGAACTGCGCCAGCCGCTGGGGATCGCGGTCGTGGGCGGTTTGCTGGTGAGCCAGATGCTGACGCTGTTCACCACGCCGGTCATATACTTGTGGCTTGAGCGGCTGTTCCACAAGCCCAAACCGGCGCCCGTTGCGGCGCTGGCAACGACAGACTGA
- a CDS encoding heavy metal response regulator transcription factor, translating into MRVLIIEDEEKTADYLHRGLTEQGYTVDLARDGVEGLHLALESDYAVIVLDVMLPGLDGFGVLRALRARKQTPVIMLTARERVEDRIRGLRDGADDYLGKPFSFLELVARLQALTRRSGGHEPVQVSIADLWIDLISRKATRAGTRLDLTAKEFSLLSVLARRQGEILSKTAIAEMVWDINFDSDANVVEVAIKRLRAKLDGPFDEKLLHTIRGMGYVLESRGVQ; encoded by the coding sequence ATGCGCGTCCTGATTATCGAAGACGAAGAGAAAACCGCGGACTATCTGCACCGCGGCCTGACGGAACAGGGTTACACCGTGGATCTGGCCCGCGACGGCGTCGAGGGCCTGCATCTGGCGCTGGAAAGCGACTACGCGGTGATCGTCCTCGACGTCATGCTGCCGGGCCTCGATGGCTTTGGCGTACTGCGCGCCTTGCGTGCGCGCAAGCAGACGCCGGTGATCATGCTCACCGCCCGCGAACGGGTCGAAGACCGGATCCGGGGTTTGCGTGACGGCGCCGACGATTACCTCGGCAAGCCGTTTTCCTTCCTCGAACTGGTGGCGCGCCTGCAAGCGCTGACCCGCCGCAGTGGCGGCCATGAACCGGTGCAAGTGAGCATCGCCGACCTGTGGATCGATCTGATCAGCCGCAAGGCCACCCGCGCCGGTACGCGCCTGGACCTGACCGCCAAGGAGTTTTCGCTGCTCAGCGTGCTGGCCCGGCGTCAGGGTGAAATCCTGTCGAAGACCGCGATTGCGGAGATGGTCTGGGACATCAATTTCGACAGCGACGCCAACGTCGTCGAAGTCGCGATCAAGCGTCTGCGGGCCAAGCTCGACGGACCGTTTGACGAGAAACTGCTGCACACCATCCGTGGCATGGGTTATGTGCTGGAGAGCCGTGGTGTCCAGTAA
- a CDS encoding efflux RND transporter periplasmic adaptor subunit has translation MQIQKKKALLATLLIALAAAGLWYAIKPAPAKLAAPTAIPVRVVAVSEKDVPRYTSGIGSVLSLHSVVVRPQIDGILTKLLVKEGQLVKQGDLLATIDDRSIRASLDQARAQLGESQAQLQVALVNLKRYKLLSVDDGVSKQTYDQQQALVNQLKATAQGNQASIDAAQVQLSYTQIRSPVTGRVGIRTVDEGNFLRMTDTQGLFTVTQIDPIAVEFSLPQQMLPTLQGLISDPQRAQVKAYIGADTDGETGNLLGEGHLTLIDNQINANTGTIRAKAEFDNPNQKLWPGLLVTVKIQTALDKDALVVPPTVVQRGLDQHFVYRVNGDKVEAVQVQMVYQGSGQDIIKGVNPGDVLVSDGQSRLKPGSTVQVMSEPPQVVQAEPKP, from the coding sequence ATGCAAATCCAGAAGAAAAAGGCCCTGCTCGCCACCCTGCTGATCGCCCTCGCAGCCGCCGGCCTGTGGTATGCGATAAAACCCGCACCGGCCAAACTCGCCGCCCCGACCGCGATCCCGGTCAGGGTCGTCGCCGTCAGCGAAAAAGACGTCCCCCGCTACACCAGCGGCATCGGCTCCGTACTTTCGTTGCACAGCGTGGTGGTACGCCCGCAAATCGACGGCATCCTCACCAAGCTATTGGTCAAAGAAGGTCAACTGGTCAAACAGGGCGACCTGCTCGCCACCATCGACGACCGCTCGATCCGCGCCAGCCTCGACCAGGCCCGGGCACAACTGGGCGAAAGCCAGGCACAGCTGCAAGTGGCGCTGGTCAACCTCAAGCGCTACAAACTGCTCAGCGTCGACGACGGCGTCTCCAAGCAGACCTACGATCAGCAACAGGCACTGGTCAACCAGCTCAAGGCCACCGCCCAGGGTAATCAGGCCTCGATTGACGCGGCGCAGGTACAGCTTTCCTACACCCAGATTCGCTCCCCGGTCACCGGTCGCGTCGGCATTCGTACGGTCGACGAAGGCAACTTCCTGCGCATGACCGACACTCAGGGTCTGTTCACCGTGACCCAGATCGACCCGATCGCTGTCGAGTTTTCCCTGCCCCAGCAAATGCTGCCGACCCTGCAGGGCCTGATCAGCGATCCGCAGCGTGCCCAGGTCAAGGCCTACATCGGCGCCGACACCGACGGCGAAACCGGCAACCTGCTGGGCGAAGGTCACCTGACCCTGATCGACAACCAGATCAACGCCAACACCGGCACCATCCGCGCCAAGGCCGAATTCGACAACCCCAATCAGAAACTCTGGCCCGGCCTGCTGGTGACGGTAAAGATTCAGACGGCACTGGATAAAGATGCGCTGGTGGTCCCGCCCACTGTCGTACAGCGTGGGCTGGATCAACACTTCGTGTACCGGGTCAACGGCGACAAGGTTGAAGCCGTGCAGGTGCAGATGGTCTATCAGGGCAGCGGTCAGGACATCATCAAAGGCGTGAACCCCGGCGACGTATTGGTCAGTGATGGCCAGTCACGGCTCAAGCCCGGTTCGACCGTGCAGGTCATGAGCGAACCGCCGCAGGTGGTGCAAGCGGAGCCCAAGCCATGA
- the lpxC gene encoding UDP-3-O-acyl-N-acetylglucosamine deacetylase yields the protein MIKQRTLKNIIRATGVGLHSGEKVYLTLKPAPVDTGIVFCRADLDPVVQIPARAENVGETTMSTTLINGDVKVDTVEHLLSAMAGLGIDNAYVELSASEVPIMDGSAGPFVFLIQSAGLEEQDAAKKFIRILREVTVEDGDKRATFVPFDGFKVSFEIDFDHPVFRDRTQSASVDFSSTSFVKEVSRARTFGFMSDIEYLRKHNLALGGSVENAIVVDADGVLNEDGLRYEDEFVKHKILDAIGDLYLLGNSLIGEFKGFKSGHALNNQLLRKLIEQKDAWEVVTFEDASTAPISYMRPVAAV from the coding sequence ATGATTAAACAACGCACACTGAAAAATATTATCCGTGCCACAGGTGTAGGCCTGCACTCCGGGGAGAAGGTCTACCTGACCCTCAAGCCTGCGCCTGTCGACACTGGCATTGTGTTTTGTCGCGCTGACCTCGACCCTGTGGTGCAGATTCCTGCCCGCGCGGAAAACGTCGGTGAAACCACTATGTCGACGACGCTGATTAACGGCGACGTCAAAGTGGACACGGTAGAGCACTTGCTCTCGGCCATGGCTGGCCTGGGCATCGATAACGCCTACGTCGAGCTCTCCGCGTCCGAAGTCCCGATCATGGACGGTAGCGCAGGACCTTTCGTATTCCTGATTCAATCGGCAGGCCTGGAAGAACAGGACGCCGCCAAGAAATTCATCCGCATCCTGCGTGAAGTGACAGTGGAAGACGGCGACAAGCGCGCCACTTTCGTCCCTTTCGACGGATTCAAGGTGAGCTTCGAGATCGATTTCGATCACCCGGTATTCCGGGACCGCACCCAAAGTGCAAGCGTGGATTTTTCCAGCACTTCGTTCGTAAAAGAAGTCAGCCGCGCCCGTACTTTCGGTTTCATGAGTGACATCGAGTACCTGCGCAAGCACAACCTCGCACTCGGCGGCAGCGTTGAAAACGCAATCGTGGTCGATGCCGATGGCGTACTGAACGAAGACGGCCTTCGCTATGAAGACGAATTCGTGAAGCACAAGATCCTCGATGCAATTGGCGACCTGTACCTGCTGGGCAACAGCCTGATTGGTGAGTTCAAGGGCTTCAAGTCCGGCCACGCACTGAACAACCAGCTTCTGCGCAAACTGATTGAGCAGAAAGATGCCTGGGAAGTCGTGACGTTCGAAGACGCCAGCACTGCACCGATCTCTTACATGCGCCCGGTTGCGGCTGTGTAA
- a CDS encoding OprD family porin yields MRYPVRFTPLFIAIAATIAPTAHAAEPEKEGFVEGSSLNLNARNYYMNRNRLQKADDNIEWGQGFLGKFQSGYTEGTVGFGIDAHAMLGLKLDGGGGTDNSSILPVSDGNGKAPGSFSTAGGTLKMRAFDTELKAGDLFLTNPVIAGGESRMLPQTFRGVSVTNHSFDGWMIEGGQASFTKPYNQSGHKRIGTSYGTLADGDKSQHLNWAGVSWSGVEGLTSNLYAAELKDIWNQYYYDLDYTWALNDLVTLNPGLHFYHTQDTGEALLGNIDNNTYSLHFTVGIGSHSVTAAYQRVNGNTPFDYISQGDSIYLDNSQQYSDFNGPNERSWKLKYAYDFAGVGLPGLTSAVSYSRGTLDLTKVDPDSKGYASWYSAEGRNAKHWERDIDLKYVVQSGQAKDLAVRLQWATNRGGNGYGALDTDTDEYRVIIDYPINVF; encoded by the coding sequence GTGCGTTACCCAGTCCGCTTTACCCCGCTGTTCATTGCAATCGCCGCAACGATTGCCCCCACCGCCCACGCCGCCGAACCCGAAAAGGAAGGTTTCGTCGAAGGTTCGAGCCTCAACCTCAACGCCCGCAACTACTACATGAATCGCAACCGCTTGCAGAAAGCGGACGACAACATCGAGTGGGGCCAGGGTTTCCTCGGCAAATTCCAGTCGGGTTACACCGAAGGCACAGTCGGCTTCGGCATCGATGCCCACGCCATGCTCGGGCTGAAACTCGACGGCGGTGGCGGCACGGACAACTCCAGCATCCTGCCGGTCAGCGATGGCAACGGCAAAGCGCCGGGCTCGTTCTCCACGGCGGGCGGCACGCTGAAAATGCGTGCGTTCGATACCGAGCTGAAGGCCGGTGACCTGTTCCTCACCAACCCGGTGATCGCCGGCGGTGAAAGCCGCATGCTGCCGCAGACCTTCCGTGGTGTCAGCGTGACCAACCACAGCTTCGACGGCTGGATGATCGAAGGCGGCCAGGCCAGCTTCACCAAGCCGTACAACCAGAGCGGCCACAAACGCATCGGCACCTCGTACGGCACCCTCGCCGACGGCGACAAGAGCCAGCACCTGAACTGGGCCGGTGTGTCCTGGAGCGGCGTCGAAGGCCTGACCAGCAACCTGTACGCCGCCGAGCTGAAGGACATCTGGAACCAGTACTACTACGACCTCGACTACACCTGGGCGCTGAACGATCTGGTGACCCTCAACCCGGGCCTGCACTTCTATCACACCCAGGACACCGGCGAGGCGCTGCTGGGCAACATCGACAACAACACCTACAGCCTGCATTTCACCGTCGGCATCGGCAGCCACAGCGTCACCGCCGCGTACCAGCGGGTCAACGGCAACACGCCGTTCGACTACATCAGCCAGGGTGACAGCATTTACCTCGACAACTCCCAGCAATACTCGGACTTCAACGGCCCGAACGAGCGCTCGTGGAAACTCAAGTACGCCTACGACTTCGCAGGCGTCGGCCTGCCGGGCCTGACCTCGGCGGTGTCCTACTCGCGCGGTACGCTGGACCTGACCAAGGTCGACCCGGACAGCAAGGGCTACGCCTCGTGGTACAGCGCCGAAGGCCGCAACGCCAAGCACTGGGAACGCGACATCGACCTCAAGTACGTGGTGCAGAGCGGCCAGGCCAAAGACCTGGCGGTACGTCTGCAGTGGGCGACCAACCGTGGCGGCAACGGTTACGGCGCGCTGGACACGGATACCGATGAATACCGCGTGATCATCGACTACCCGATCAACGTCTTCTAA
- a CDS encoding heavy metal sensor histidine kinase, with protein sequence MSSNSIALRLSGMFTLVALLVFLLIGGALYQQVDKGLGLLPEAELDARYSVLESTVGRYGTPEHWVKINSKLKLLGEEDKRISFWISSGDPQYEYGDFTPQIREFANGPLGMRDLQLPGQPYPLKVLVSQFPAKDQRPPLRFMIGIDTETFHQTQHNLLIALIGLAIVGVLLASALGYWVARIGLKPLIKLSHEAQRLAPPLRAGRLRLSPLPPELEQFVDSFNSTLERVEQAYSRLESFNADVAHELRSPLTNLIGQTQVALTRGRSAEHYFEVLQSNLEELERLRSIINDMLFLASADQGSKATKLTSTSLADEVATTLEYLDFILEDAQVQVHVSGDAQVQIEIAHLRRALINLLSNAVQHTAPGQVIEVQITVEEHQVSIGVANPGAPIASEHLPRLFERFYRVDASRSNSGNNHGLGLAIVKAIALMHGGDVFVRSDRGMNTFGIHLPV encoded by the coding sequence GTGTCCAGTAACTCTATCGCCCTGCGCTTGAGCGGCATGTTCACGCTGGTGGCGCTGCTGGTGTTTCTGTTGATCGGCGGCGCGCTTTATCAACAAGTGGACAAGGGCTTGGGGCTGTTGCCGGAAGCCGAGCTGGATGCGCGCTACAGCGTGCTCGAATCCACCGTCGGCCGTTATGGCACGCCCGAGCATTGGGTCAAGATCAACAGCAAACTCAAGCTGCTCGGCGAAGAAGACAAGCGCATCAGTTTCTGGATCAGCAGCGGCGATCCGCAGTACGAGTACGGCGATTTCACCCCGCAGATTCGCGAATTCGCCAATGGTCCGCTGGGCATGCGCGACCTGCAATTGCCCGGTCAGCCGTACCCGTTGAAAGTGCTGGTCAGCCAGTTCCCGGCCAAGGATCAACGCCCGCCCCTGCGCTTCATGATCGGCATCGATACCGAGACCTTTCACCAGACCCAGCACAACCTGCTGATCGCCTTGATCGGCCTGGCGATTGTCGGCGTGCTGCTGGCTTCGGCGCTGGGTTACTGGGTGGCGCGAATCGGGCTCAAGCCGCTGATCAAACTGTCCCACGAAGCCCAACGCCTGGCGCCACCGCTGCGGGCCGGGCGTCTGCGTCTGTCGCCGTTGCCGCCGGAGCTGGAACAGTTTGTCGACTCGTTCAACTCGACGCTGGAGCGGGTCGAACAGGCGTATTCACGGCTGGAATCGTTCAACGCCGACGTGGCTCATGAGCTGCGCTCGCCGCTGACCAACCTGATTGGCCAGACCCAGGTCGCCCTCACTCGCGGGCGCTCCGCCGAGCATTATTTCGAAGTGCTGCAATCCAACCTTGAAGAACTGGAACGCCTGCGCTCGATCATCAATGACATGCTGTTTCTGGCCAGCGCCGATCAGGGCAGCAAGGCCACCAAACTGACCTCCACGTCGCTGGCCGACGAAGTCGCGACCACCCTCGAATACCTCGATTTCATCCTCGAAGATGCACAGGTTCAGGTCCACGTGAGTGGCGACGCCCAGGTGCAGATCGAGATCGCCCATCTGCGCCGGGCATTGATCAATCTGTTGAGCAACGCGGTGCAACACACCGCGCCGGGACAGGTGATCGAAGTGCAGATCACGGTCGAGGAACATCAGGTCAGCATCGGTGTGGCCAACCCCGGTGCGCCGATTGCCAGCGAGCATTTGCCACGGCTGTTCGAGCGCTTCTACCGGGTCGATGCGTCGCGCAGCAACAGCGGCAACAACCACGGGTTGGGGCTGGCGATCGTCAAGGCGATTGCGCTGATGCATGGTGGGGATGTGTTTGTGCGCAGTGACCGGGGGATGAACACTTTTGGTATTCACCTTCCGGTCTGA
- a CDS encoding sensor domain-containing diguanylate cyclase: MIASRTPPAAGKTGRPELLLILGSLLSVFAIVCIVTFLLIREHANAQESATRSATTIAQLIDADVLRTVELYDLTLQGLIAAAQRDDLKNVSPQIRHLALFDRSTTARFKGDILLLDKHGEVIADSSRVEPLPGNFADRDYFLAHAFNRDAGMFISRPFKPRCDCDDANQWRISFSRRISSDTGEFLGVAVASMKLDYFDQLFNSLDIGVDSTLNIINNDGILLAQKPYLQSDSIGKSFAARPNVVRILRDRSGNGSFNSISSMDHQQRLYTYSQVGNLPLTVIVALSSEEVFGAWKRTAILISGATGVLCLGLLWLTWLLARELRLRQRAERELAQLAATDALTGVANRRMLDQSLRHEWFRAQRSGKSLSLLMIDADHFKAFNDRHGHQAGDQALRELARVITANVRRPADLVARYGGEEFSVILAETDSVGAQQIAEHVRAAVEQLPRMEGDEMPMTVSIGISTWTVASEISLEQLLFAADRALYQAKEGGRNRVVLAS; this comes from the coding sequence ATGATCGCGAGCCGTACCCCACCTGCTGCGGGCAAGACCGGACGTCCCGAGCTGCTGCTGATTCTCGGCAGTCTGCTGAGCGTGTTCGCGATTGTGTGCATCGTGACTTTTCTGCTGATTCGCGAGCACGCCAATGCTCAGGAGTCGGCGACTCGCAGCGCCACCACCATCGCCCAACTGATCGACGCCGACGTACTGCGTACCGTCGAACTGTACGACCTGACCCTGCAAGGGCTGATCGCCGCCGCCCAGCGCGACGACCTGAAAAACGTGTCGCCGCAGATCCGCCACCTGGCGCTGTTCGACCGCTCCACCACCGCGCGCTTCAAGGGCGACATCCTGCTGCTCGACAAGCATGGCGAGGTCATCGCCGACTCCTCGCGGGTCGAACCGCTGCCGGGCAATTTCGCCGACCGCGACTACTTCCTCGCCCACGCCTTCAACCGCGACGCCGGCATGTTCATCAGCCGCCCGTTCAAACCCCGTTGCGACTGCGACGACGCCAACCAGTGGCGCATCAGTTTCAGCCGGCGCATTTCCTCGGACACCGGTGAATTCCTGGGCGTAGCGGTGGCGTCAATGAAGCTCGATTACTTCGACCAGTTGTTCAACAGCCTCGACATCGGTGTCGACAGCACCCTGAACATCATCAACAACGACGGCATCCTGTTGGCCCAGAAGCCCTATCTGCAGAGCGATTCGATCGGCAAGAGCTTCGCCGCCCGTCCCAATGTGGTGCGGATTCTGCGCGACCGCAGCGGCAATGGCAGTTTCAACAGCATTTCGAGCATGGATCACCAGCAGCGGCTTTATACCTACTCCCAGGTCGGCAACCTGCCACTGACAGTGATCGTTGCGCTATCAAGTGAAGAAGTGTTCGGCGCATGGAAGCGCACGGCGATTCTGATCAGCGGCGCCACCGGCGTACTCTGCCTCGGCCTGCTGTGGCTGACCTGGCTGCTGGCCCGGGAGCTGCGCCTGCGCCAACGGGCCGAACGAGAACTGGCGCAACTGGCCGCCACCGATGCCCTGACCGGTGTCGCCAACCGGCGCATGCTTGATCAGTCGTTGCGGCACGAGTGGTTTCGCGCCCAACGCTCGGGCAAATCGCTGTCGTTGTTGATGATCGACGCCGATCACTTCAAGGCCTTCAACGACCGGCACGGCCATCAGGCCGGGGATCAGGCGCTGCGAGAACTGGCCAGGGTCATTACCGCCAATGTGCGGCGCCCGGCAGATCTCGTGGCGCGTTATGGCGGTGAAGAGTTCTCGGTGATCCTGGCAGAGACCGATAGCGTCGGCGCGCAGCAGATAGCCGAGCATGTGCGGGCCGCCGTCGAGCAATTGCCGCGGATGGAAGGCGATGAAATGCCGATGACGGTGAGCATCGGTATCAGCACCTGGACGGTGGCGAGTGAAATCAGTCTGGAACAACTGTTGTTCGCGGCGGACCGGGCGCTGTATCAGGCCAAGGAAGGTGGCCGGAACCGGGTGGTACTGGCTTCCTGA